One stretch of Clavibacter michiganensis DNA includes these proteins:
- the pgsA gene encoding CDP-diacylglycerol--glycerol-3-phosphate 3-phosphatidyltransferase, giving the protein MAERSASGSTGTGAARVWRAGDSPASPWNVANVLTIVRILLAPVFVVLLAADDGADGPLRYAAAVLFILAIATDGVDGHIARSRNLVTDLGKLLDPIADKVLTGAALVMLSVLGELPWWVTIVILVRELGITAYRFAVLRDRVVAASRGGKLKTVAQAVAISVALLPLWDVVGDGMHVVNTVLMSIAFVLTVLSGLDYMRQALRAERAS; this is encoded by the coding sequence ATGGCCGAGCGCAGCGCATCCGGTTCGACCGGCACCGGGGCGGCGCGCGTCTGGCGCGCGGGCGACTCCCCGGCGAGCCCCTGGAACGTCGCCAACGTCCTCACGATTGTGCGGATCCTGTTGGCTCCCGTCTTCGTCGTCCTCCTCGCGGCGGACGACGGCGCCGACGGCCCGCTCCGGTACGCGGCCGCGGTGCTCTTCATCCTCGCGATCGCGACCGACGGGGTCGACGGGCACATCGCCCGCAGCCGCAACCTGGTGACCGACCTCGGCAAGCTCCTCGACCCCATCGCCGACAAGGTGCTCACAGGCGCCGCGCTCGTCATGCTCTCGGTGCTCGGCGAGCTGCCCTGGTGGGTGACGATCGTGATCCTCGTGCGCGAGCTCGGCATCACGGCCTACCGGTTCGCCGTGCTCCGCGATCGCGTCGTCGCGGCGTCCCGCGGCGGCAAGCTCAAGACCGTGGCCCAGGCCGTCGCGATCAGCGTGGCGCTGCTCCCGCTGTGGGACGTGGTCGGCGACGGCATGCACGTCGTGAACACGGTGCTCATGTCGATCGCGTTCGTCCTGACGGTCCTCTCCGGCCTCGACTACATGCGCCAGGCGCTGCGGGCGGAGCGCGCCTCGTGA
- the recA gene encoding recombinase RecA yields MASSADREKSLETALAQIDRQFGKGSVMRLGSDERAPVAVIPTGSVALDVALGIGGLPRGRIVEIYGPESSGKTTLTLHAIANAQRAGGIAAFIDAEHALDPEYAKKLGVDIDALLVSQPDTGEQALEIADMLVRSGSIDLVVIDSVAALVPRAEIEGEMGDSHVGLQARLMSQALRKLTGGLNQTQTTMIFINQLREKIGVFFGSPETTAGGKALKFYASVRLDIRRIETLKDGTDAVGNRTRVKVVKNKMAPPFKQAEFDILYGTGISREGSLIDFGVEHEIVRKSGAWYTYDGDQLGQGKENSRKHLLNNPEIAAEIEQKIKVKLGLVKDPNADAAPAADAAPAPVAAAAPKASARKSA; encoded by the coding sequence ATGGCATCATCGGCAGACCGCGAGAAGTCACTCGAGACCGCGCTCGCACAGATCGACCGGCAGTTCGGCAAGGGCTCGGTCATGCGACTGGGCAGCGACGAGCGCGCACCCGTCGCCGTCATCCCCACCGGCTCGGTCGCGCTGGACGTGGCGCTCGGCATCGGCGGGCTCCCGCGTGGCCGCATCGTCGAGATCTACGGCCCGGAGTCCTCGGGAAAGACCACGCTCACCCTGCATGCCATCGCCAACGCGCAGCGCGCGGGCGGCATCGCGGCGTTCATCGACGCGGAGCACGCGCTCGACCCGGAGTACGCGAAGAAGCTCGGCGTCGACATCGACGCGCTCCTCGTCTCCCAGCCCGACACGGGCGAGCAGGCGCTCGAGATCGCCGACATGCTCGTGCGCTCGGGCTCCATCGACCTCGTCGTCATCGACTCCGTCGCGGCCCTCGTGCCGCGCGCGGAGATCGAGGGCGAGATGGGCGACTCCCACGTGGGCCTCCAGGCGCGCCTCATGTCGCAGGCGCTCCGCAAGCTCACCGGCGGTCTCAACCAGACGCAGACCACCATGATCTTCATCAACCAGCTGCGCGAGAAGATCGGCGTGTTCTTCGGCAGCCCGGAGACCACCGCGGGTGGCAAGGCGCTGAAGTTCTACGCGTCGGTCCGCCTCGACATCCGCCGCATCGAGACGCTGAAGGACGGCACGGACGCGGTCGGCAACCGCACGCGCGTCAAGGTCGTCAAGAACAAGATGGCGCCGCCCTTCAAGCAGGCGGAGTTCGACATCCTCTACGGCACCGGCATCTCCCGCGAGGGCAGCCTCATCGACTTCGGTGTCGAGCACGAGATCGTCCGCAAGTCGGGCGCCTGGTACACCTACGACGGCGACCAGCTCGGCCAGGGCAAGGAGAACTCGCGCAAGCACCTCCTCAACAACCCGGAGATCGCCGCCGAGATCGAGCAGAAGATCAAGGTCAAGCTCGGCCTCGTGAAGGACCCGAACGCCGACGCCGCCCCCGCGGCCGACGCCGCTCCGGCCCCTGTCGCCGCCGCGGCGCCCAAGGCGTCCGCACGCAAGAGCGCCTGA
- a CDS encoding DUF3046 domain-containing protein, which translates to MRLSEFQRAVSDEFGSGYGPVLVADLVLGELGGRTCAQALKDGTPAREVWLALCRAQDVPRSRWNGAGVPEPRI; encoded by the coding sequence ATGCGACTGAGCGAGTTCCAGCGGGCCGTCTCCGACGAGTTCGGCTCCGGCTACGGGCCGGTCCTCGTCGCGGACCTGGTGCTCGGCGAGCTCGGCGGCCGCACGTGCGCGCAGGCGCTGAAGGACGGGACGCCCGCCCGCGAGGTGTGGCTGGCCCTCTGCCGCGCGCAGGACGTGCCGCGCTCGCGGTGGAACGGCGCCGGCGTCCCCGAGCCGCGCATCTGA
- a CDS encoding CinA family protein, producing MNAAHEVADEQLAERVIAALVASGRRIAVAESLTGGLLTAALVGVPGASRALLGGIVSYDTALKRTILGVESSILAVHGAVHPDVARQMARGVRQACAIDGRPADVGVSTTGAAGPDPQDGQQPGTAFVGLSIDGDSRAIALHLDGDRQAVRGGVVHAALAALVEALEPAGNI from the coding sequence GTGAACGCGGCCCACGAGGTCGCCGACGAGCAGCTCGCCGAGCGCGTGATCGCCGCCCTCGTGGCGAGCGGTCGGCGCATCGCGGTCGCGGAGTCGCTGACGGGCGGCCTGCTGACGGCGGCCCTCGTGGGCGTCCCCGGCGCCTCGCGTGCGCTCCTCGGCGGCATCGTCTCCTACGACACGGCCCTCAAGCGCACGATCCTCGGGGTCGAGTCGTCGATCCTCGCCGTCCACGGTGCGGTCCACCCGGATGTGGCCCGGCAGATGGCCCGCGGCGTGCGCCAGGCGTGCGCGATCGACGGGCGCCCCGCGGACGTCGGCGTCTCCACGACCGGAGCCGCGGGTCCGGATCCCCAGGACGGGCAGCAGCCCGGCACCGCGTTCGTCGGCCTGTCCATCGACGGTGACTCGCGCGCGATCGCGCTGCACCTCGACGGAGACCGCCAGGCGGTCCGCGGGGGCGTCGTGCACGCGGCCCTCGCGGCGCTCGTCGAGGCGCTCGAACCCGCCGGGAACATCTGA
- a CDS encoding helix-turn-helix domain-containing protein, with the protein MVLVRQEIGDVLRDFRLQKGRTLRQVASKASVALGYLSEVERGQKEASSEILASVADALDTPISVIMREVGDRLAVIEGLNPIPDTIPDDLVAGFDSDLVAR; encoded by the coding sequence GTGGTTCTAGTCCGTCAGGAGATCGGCGACGTCCTTCGAGACTTCCGTCTGCAGAAGGGGCGCACGCTCCGCCAGGTCGCCAGCAAGGCCAGCGTCGCGCTCGGCTACCTCAGCGAGGTCGAGCGGGGCCAGAAGGAGGCGTCGAGCGAGATCCTCGCATCCGTCGCCGACGCCCTCGACACCCCCATCTCCGTCATCATGCGCGAGGTGGGCGACCGCCTCGCCGTCATCGAGGGGCTCAACCCCATCCCCGACACCATCCCCGACGACCTCGTCGCCGGCTTCGACAGCGATCTCGTCGCGCGCTGA